In Limibacter armeniacum, a single window of DNA contains:
- the rfaD gene encoding ADP-glyceromanno-heptose 6-epimerase, whose protein sequence is MIVVTGAAGFIGSCMIERLNKDNFNYIIAVDDFSNEAKNKNLEGKKIQERVHRDDFFAWLDKNYEEVEFIFHLGARTDTAEFDMELLNKLNLDYTKQMWEACCKYYIPLVYASSAATYGLGEFGYDDNEEVVEKLQPLNPYGVSKNEFDKWALKQEKKPFFWAGLKFFNVYGPNEYHKSRMASVIMHAFNQITKTDGMKLFRSHNPEFKDGEQTRDFVYVKDVVDVMMFLLHHRKDSGLYNLGTGNARTFLDLTRATFKALDVAENISFIDTPEDIRDKYQYFTEANMDKLRKIGYDKPFHTLEEGVTDYVQNYLKEGKYY, encoded by the coding sequence ATGATAGTAGTGACAGGAGCGGCAGGCTTTATCGGCAGCTGCATGATTGAGCGACTAAACAAGGATAACTTCAATTACATCATCGCTGTGGATGATTTTTCCAACGAGGCAAAAAACAAAAACCTTGAAGGCAAAAAGATTCAAGAGCGTGTTCACAGAGATGATTTCTTTGCGTGGCTAGACAAAAACTACGAGGAAGTAGAGTTTATCTTCCATCTTGGAGCTAGAACCGACACAGCTGAGTTTGACATGGAATTGCTCAACAAGCTGAATCTGGATTACACCAAGCAGATGTGGGAAGCTTGCTGCAAGTACTACATTCCATTGGTTTACGCTTCTTCAGCGGCTACATATGGCTTGGGTGAGTTCGGTTATGATGACAATGAAGAAGTGGTAGAAAAGCTTCAGCCATTGAACCCATACGGCGTTTCAAAGAATGAATTTGACAAGTGGGCATTGAAGCAGGAGAAAAAACCATTCTTCTGGGCTGGGCTGAAGTTCTTTAACGTATATGGTCCCAATGAGTATCACAAAAGCAGAATGGCTTCTGTGATTATGCATGCCTTCAACCAAATTACCAAAACAGATGGCATGAAGCTGTTCCGTTCACACAATCCTGAGTTCAAGGATGGTGAGCAGACAAGAGACTTTGTTTATGTGAAAGATGTAGTGGATGTAATGATGTTCCTACTTCATCACCGTAAGGACTCTGGTTTATACAACTTGGGAACAGGTAATGCACGTACGTTCCTGGATCTGACAAGAGCCACTTTCAAGGCACTGGATGTTGCTGAAAACATCTCATTCATTGATACTCCTGAAGACATCCGTGACAAGTACCAGTACTTCACAGAGGCTAATATGGATAAACTGAGAAAAATCGGTTACGACAAGCCTTTCCATACGCTGGAAGAAGGTGTAACTGATTATGTTCAGAACTACCTGAAAGAAGGAAAGTATTATTAA
- a CDS encoding alpha/beta hydrolase family protein: protein MNYTKNIWILLLLLAPFFQSCSDDDGDDPQPINEKLVSYEKAQVISETFAEQAAQIAGYGDFTEFIENDTDVYAIIYKTTYQGNEIQASGLVSVPKLSDPSPLIMVHRGTIFSDTETPSENPLSPYALFGTLGYISFTPDLIGFGASKDVFHPYFEYEHTVDASLDMLVAVKELLNELEITYDPTLFITGYSQGGYSAMATLKGMEDSSDDFGVEIGGVAAGAGGYDINKVMDEIVMEDTYSSPGFLTFVVQSYHETYNWDTPYSEYFNEPYAQRIAGGLLEGANTQEEVNAQLSTELDTLFTAAFLAAVREGTEEQVSGAMATNSVADWAPQSPLRLYHSPNDESVPYASSTFTYDLMVSNGAEDIDFKEIGGDNHADAAAYMLLEGYLWIESRRAELIP from the coding sequence ATGAACTATACCAAGAATATTTGGATACTTTTGTTGTTGCTTGCACCATTTTTTCAATCATGTTCTGATGACGACGGAGACGATCCACAGCCAATCAATGAGAAGTTGGTATCTTATGAAAAAGCCCAAGTGATTTCTGAAACGTTTGCAGAGCAGGCAGCTCAAATTGCTGGATATGGTGATTTCACGGAGTTTATTGAAAACGATACGGATGTTTATGCCATCATATACAAAACCACTTATCAGGGAAATGAGATTCAGGCTTCAGGGTTGGTGAGTGTGCCAAAACTGTCAGACCCTTCGCCATTGATTATGGTACATCGTGGAACGATCTTTTCAGATACGGAAACACCTTCAGAAAATCCGTTGTCACCATATGCTTTATTTGGGACTTTGGGCTACATTTCTTTTACGCCGGATTTAATTGGTTTTGGAGCATCAAAAGACGTTTTCCACCCTTATTTTGAATATGAACATACCGTAGATGCTTCATTGGATATGCTGGTGGCTGTAAAAGAGCTGCTTAATGAACTGGAAATCACTTATGACCCTACTCTATTTATTACAGGGTATTCTCAAGGAGGGTATTCTGCGATGGCTACATTAAAAGGAATGGAGGATTCTTCAGATGATTTTGGTGTTGAGATAGGAGGAGTAGCTGCTGGTGCAGGTGGATATGACATCAATAAGGTAATGGATGAAATTGTCATGGAAGATACTTATAGCTCACCGGGCTTTCTGACATTTGTAGTTCAGTCTTATCATGAAACCTACAATTGGGATACTCCTTATTCAGAATACTTCAATGAGCCATATGCACAGCGAATTGCAGGTGGTCTATTGGAGGGGGCCAATACACAAGAAGAAGTCAATGCGCAACTGAGTACAGAGTTGGATACCTTGTTTACTGCAGCTTTTTTAGCAGCTGTAAGGGAAGGTACAGAAGAGCAAGTTTCTGGAGCGATGGCTACTAACAGTGTAGCTGATTGGGCACCTCAATCGCCATTAAGACTTTATCACAGCCCCAATGATGAATCTGTTCCTTATGCCTCGTCAACTTTTACTTATGATTTGATGGTATCTAATGGAGCAGAAGATATAGATTTTAAGGAAATAGGTGGAGACAACCATGCTGATGCAGCTGCCTATATGTTATTGGAAGGCTACCTGTGGATTGAGAGTCGCAGGGCAGAGCTGATTCCATAA
- a CDS encoding SusC/RagA family TonB-linked outer membrane protein: MKKHYYFPRVRLWLFFAIILHLICAPAWAQDRTVSGTVTDAESGTPLIGVSIVVEDAAEQKGVTSDIDGKYRINLSEGENALKFSYIGYISQTVLVDGREVVDVQMEVDAEELEEVVVVGYGVQKKSDLTGSVTSIKSEDITKLPVPNATESLQGKVSGVQVVQTSGAPGATPTVRIRGVGTTGDASPLYVVDGMLTNDISYLAPTDITSMEVLKDASATAIYGSRGANGVIIITTRRGKSGKAQISYDGYAGLQTVYERIDMVNASEYAQLVNEIKLNSGQQPIYSQDQINNFGKGTDWFDEVLHTAFIQNHQLSFNGGSERMTYSISAGYFYQDGVVEESSYDRVNFRVNNNYKLTSRIDVGHNIAFSFSDTDNAPDNIIQNTYWFAPTIPPRTNDFYSPSNTNIANPEAQIAFTNNETKEHRLLGNVYMDIDLWKYFTFRSNFGVDVLFRENTDFAPQFLVSNLQRQVRSRIMKEWTNERSWLWENTLTFAKDWGDNHRLTVLGGYTSQEFRTENLSGTTSGFPSDIPQSIVDQGIPFENILPEDLWYLDAGLNTADARTNANTAEEWAIISYLFRVNYTFMNRYLFTASVRTDGSSRFGENNRYATFPSFALGWRVSEEPFFGSKDIVSNLKIRGSWGQIGNDKIGVYRSQVAVAGNLNYVFGPSEVTEAGLTVRDIANPDLKWETTEQWNVGFELGLFKDRLSLEMDYYSRNTKDLLVEVNVPSQLGFEGNLPTNLGEVRNRGIDLSLNWEDDINDNFSYNFGVVLSTVDNEVLELGGAGEIAEGAVGGNVPNTVTLTRVGGEIGAFYGYKTQGVFTDQSQIDEFNGLDGDASTPYDAQAQPGDLIYQDTNGDGQITPEDRVFIGSPIPELILGVNFGFNLAGFDFSASFNGEFGNEIYNAKKQIRTDDVNFEDTYLARWQQPGDVTNEPRVTNGGINYNRVSDRFVEDANYFRLRNVVLGYTFPQALTESIKISKLRVYVSGTNIVTFTDYSGFTPEISGDSPLDTGIDRGVYPIAATYLFGVNVTY, from the coding sequence ATGAAAAAACATTACTATTTTCCTCGTGTAAGATTATGGCTCTTCTTTGCTATTATCCTGCATTTGATTTGTGCTCCTGCATGGGCACAGGATCGAACAGTGTCAGGTACTGTTACCGATGCCGAGTCAGGTACACCTTTGATAGGGGTCAGCATTGTAGTTGAGGATGCTGCCGAACAGAAAGGTGTGACTTCAGATATAGATGGTAAGTATAGGATTAACCTGTCTGAGGGAGAGAATGCCTTGAAGTTTTCATATATCGGCTATATATCACAGACTGTACTAGTGGATGGAAGGGAAGTGGTAGACGTTCAGATGGAAGTAGATGCTGAAGAGTTGGAAGAAGTAGTGGTGGTGGGATATGGTGTACAGAAGAAAAGTGACCTTACGGGGTCAGTGACTTCCATAAAGAGTGAAGACATTACGAAGTTGCCAGTGCCAAATGCTACCGAATCTTTACAGGGAAAAGTATCAGGTGTGCAAGTCGTACAGACCTCAGGAGCACCGGGAGCCACGCCTACTGTCAGGATTAGAGGTGTTGGTACAACAGGAGATGCAAGTCCCCTATACGTGGTGGATGGTATGTTGACCAATGATATTTCCTACTTGGCTCCAACAGATATCACTTCTATGGAAGTGTTGAAGGATGCGTCCGCAACAGCCATATACGGTTCGAGGGGTGCCAATGGAGTCATTATCATTACAACAAGGCGAGGAAAAAGTGGCAAGGCCCAGATCAGTTATGATGGCTATGCAGGTTTGCAGACAGTATATGAACGGATTGACATGGTCAATGCGAGTGAATATGCACAACTGGTAAACGAAATCAAGCTTAATTCGGGACAGCAACCTATTTATTCACAGGATCAGATCAACAATTTCGGGAAAGGAACGGATTGGTTTGATGAAGTCCTCCATACAGCCTTTATCCAAAATCACCAGCTTTCATTCAATGGAGGCTCTGAAAGGATGACTTACAGCATTAGTGCAGGGTACTTTTATCAGGATGGGGTTGTGGAGGAGTCTAGTTATGATCGGGTCAATTTTAGGGTAAACAACAACTATAAGTTAACCAGTCGGATTGATGTAGGGCACAATATAGCCTTCTCCTTTAGCGATACGGACAATGCCCCTGATAACATTATTCAAAACACCTATTGGTTTGCCCCGACGATTCCTCCAAGAACAAATGATTTCTATTCGCCTTCCAATACCAATATTGCCAATCCTGAAGCACAGATTGCTTTCACGAATAATGAAACGAAGGAACACAGGCTATTGGGAAATGTGTACATGGATATTGACTTGTGGAAGTACTTTACTTTCAGGTCTAACTTTGGTGTAGACGTGCTTTTTAGGGAGAATACAGACTTCGCCCCTCAATTTTTGGTTTCCAATCTCCAAAGGCAAGTTAGAAGCCGCATTATGAAAGAGTGGACAAACGAACGCTCTTGGCTATGGGAAAATACACTGACCTTTGCGAAAGACTGGGGAGATAACCATCGACTGACAGTTTTGGGAGGATATACCTCTCAGGAATTTAGAACAGAGAATCTGTCAGGTACTACTTCAGGGTTTCCATCTGACATACCACAGTCAATCGTGGATCAGGGAATTCCTTTTGAAAATATATTGCCGGAAGACCTTTGGTATTTGGATGCAGGTTTGAACACAGCAGATGCCCGTACGAATGCAAATACAGCAGAAGAATGGGCAATTATATCCTACCTGTTTAGAGTAAACTACACCTTTATGAATAGGTATTTGTTTACAGCGTCAGTTAGAACGGATGGTTCGTCTAGGTTTGGCGAAAATAACCGCTATGCAACCTTCCCTTCATTTGCACTTGGGTGGAGGGTTTCTGAAGAACCATTCTTTGGCTCTAAGGACATTGTCAGTAACCTAAAAATTAGGGGTAGCTGGGGACAGATAGGTAACGACAAGATTGGCGTCTATCGCTCTCAAGTAGCTGTAGCAGGTAACCTTAACTATGTATTTGGACCTAGTGAAGTGACGGAAGCAGGTTTGACCGTACGGGATATTGCCAACCCAGACCTGAAGTGGGAAACAACAGAGCAATGGAATGTGGGTTTTGAGTTGGGATTGTTTAAGGACAGGTTAAGTCTGGAAATGGACTACTACAGCAGGAATACCAAAGACCTGTTGGTTGAAGTGAACGTACCGTCCCAATTAGGGTTTGAAGGTAACCTTCCTACCAACTTGGGAGAAGTTCGAAACCGTGGTATTGACTTGAGCTTAAATTGGGAAGATGATATCAATGACAATTTCTCATACAACTTTGGAGTCGTACTGTCAACAGTAGACAACGAAGTGCTTGAACTTGGTGGAGCAGGTGAGATTGCTGAAGGTGCTGTTGGGGGGAATGTACCGAATACTGTAACCCTTACTAGAGTGGGAGGAGAGATCGGAGCCTTTTATGGGTATAAAACACAAGGTGTTTTTACAGACCAATCCCAAATTGATGAATTCAATGGGTTGGATGGCGATGCTTCAACACCTTATGATGCTCAGGCACAACCTGGTGATTTGATCTATCAGGATACCAATGGAGATGGACAAATCACTCCGGAAGATAGGGTGTTCATAGGCTCTCCAATTCCAGAACTGATTTTAGGAGTAAACTTCGGCTTTAATCTGGCAGGGTTTGATTTCTCAGCAAGCTTTAATGGTGAGTTTGGCAATGAAATCTATAACGCTAAGAAGCAGATCAGGACGGATGATGTGAACTTTGAAGATACATACCTTGCTCGTTGGCAACAACCAGGGGATGTCACCAATGAGCCAAGAGTGACCAACGGAGGGATCAACTATAATCGGGTATCAGATCGCTTTGTAGAGGATGCCAACTATTTCAGGCTTAGAAATGTTGTGTTGGGTTATACTTTCCCACAGGCGCTTACTGAAAGTATCAAGATAAGTAAGCTG